The stretch of DNA TTTCAGGATCGATCTTCTGAAGTTCGGCCAACTGCAGATGTGACGAAGATCTCCGATAGGTTTCACTCAGCGCAATGGCTTTATGAAGTGGCTTCAGGCGCCAACCCCCCGCCACAAAACGTGAAGCAAGATCATCCAGCAACTCAGGATGTGTCGGTAAAGAACCCAGCCTGCCAAAGTCGCTGGCGTTGGCCGCCAGGCCACGGCCGAAATGCTGCTGCCAGATGCGGTTGACCATCACCCGGGCCGTCAATGGATGATCGGGGCGAGTGAGCCAGTTCGCGAGTGCTGATCGCCGTCCCGATGACTTACCTCGTGGCGTGTCCATCGGAAGTACCGTAGCTGGCGAGGAGTCGAGTATGGTCAGGAACCCGGGTTCAATGGGTTCTTTTCCCTTTTTCGGAATAGTGATCTCGGCACAATCGACACCCCATTCGGTCACACAGGTGGCCAAAGGAAGTGCTGGCGGCTTGATGGAATCGAACTTGGCCAGCTCTTTACGCAAAGCCAGAATCCGCTCTTTATCGGCCCCTTTGAGACGACCATCCAATCGCTCCCATTCGTACTCCACTTGACGGAAGGCCAGTGCAGCCAGCTGCTTCTCGATGGGCGTTCGCTCGGCAACCGGCTTCGCGAGAATCGCCTGGATATCGGGCGGGAAGCGACCTTCGGCCTGCTTCTGGCCTTGATCTCGATACTTGGCCTCGAGTGCAGAAATCTCCTCGCGAATCGACTTGGTCGCTGCTTCCCAGGGGGCGAGCTTTTCCTGGTAAGCCGAGATCTCGGAATCCGTTGGAATCAGGTACTCTTCGTGTGGCTGAATCCCGGCAAAGAAACTCCGCAGTCGAAAGTAATCCTTCTGCAGAATCGGGTCGAATTTATGATCGTGGCAACGGGCACACTGCATGCCCAGACCGAGAAAGACATCGCCCGTGGTATCCGTGATGTCATCCAGAATGAGATTCCACTGGGTGCGGACGTCGCGGCTGTTGTATTCATAAATTCCGTGCCGGAGAAAACCAGTCGCCACGATCGCATCAGGTTCATGCGGGAAGAGTTCATCCCCCGCGAGTTGCTCCTGCACGAAGCGGTCGTAGGACTTATCGTCAGCAAACGAGCGAATGACATAATCCCGGTACCGCCAGACATGTGGCCGAGCCGCATCGAGCCGATAACCATCGCTGTCAGCATAGCGGACAAGATCGAGCCAGAACCGGGCCTGCCGTTCGGCATAACGAGGAGTGGCCAGTAATCGATCCACCAGACGCTCGTAAGCATCCGGAGCCGAATCGGCCATGAACTGCTCGACCTCTTCCCAGGTGGGTGGGAGGCCCGTGAGGTCGAATGTCACACGGCGAATCAGAGCCTGCCGGGAGGCTTCTTCTGCCGGCGCGAGAGGAAAGTTTTCCTGGGTCCGCTTTTGAGCAATCCGATCATCGATGACCTGACTGGTTGAATCGTGAATATGGCCAGCAAATTCTGGCGTGGGTTGTGCCCCTTCAAACAGAACGGGGAGTGGCTGAAAGGCCCACCACTGGCGATCTTCGGCGGTAATCACACCCGGGCGGCGACCACTGGCTTTGACCTTTTCTCCCGCAGGCCACGGAGCACCCATTTCGACCCAGCGGGTGAGTGCGGCAATCTGCTGGGCGGGAAGTTTGCCCGTGGGTGGCATTTCGTAACCATCGTAATTGATGGCTGAGATCAACACACTGTCGGCGGGTCGATGGGGAACGAGTGCGGCCCCGGATTCTCCACCAGTCAGCAGAAACTCCCGGCTGTCGAGCCTCAAATTTCCGCTTTGCTTGTCCGAAGAGTGGCATTTGTAGCAATGCTCGACGAGCACCGGGCGAACTTCCTTTTCGAAGAAGTTCAACTGCGCTTGCGTAAAAGCCACGGGGATGGGTTCAACAGGGACAGGTTGATCGGAGGCTAACGCACCGCAGCATGACAGCAGCAGGCACAGCATCAATGTGCCGAGGCATGGCGTCTTACACCAGACAAGACATATTGTAAGCCAGGAGGCAGCCATCAGAAAATCGGGAACTCCCGAATTCGGCTCGATCCTGTGTGATCGATTCAACATGGCAAAATCCCTCGCAAACCCCAGCCTGCCAATTCATCAACAAATTGCGATGCATCAGTAGAGATTACACCACCGCCGGGGTTGCCTCAATCTCCGCTCAGCGGTGAATTCTGGAATAGCGAACGAAACATCGACATGCGGCGAGAATTGCATGCAGCATTAAATTTTGCGTGCTTTATCAAGCTGGTGATTTTGGCGTGGTTTCCAAAGAGACCAATTGAGGAACACTAGCCAGTTGACAGCCAAAAGCCTGCGGGCAGGCATGGAGAAGGCATGCGGCTACGAAGACCAGGAGCCAGCCGACCGAATTCACAATTTCTGAGGTTTTGTGAAGTGCATCAAAAGCATCGCATCGTGGTTGGCCGGGCGGTGTGATCAATTCCAGCAGTGGTCGATAGACCAGCAGGTAATCGCCGACGGCAAGAGTTCCCGCGAGGAGTAATAGACCGAAAATCACACAATCACGGCCCCATTTTCTGAAGCAGCACAAAACGCCTGCACAACTGATGGCACCAGCCAGACAGACCCACTGAAAGCCGTAAAAAACAGGGAAACGGCGACTGACGAGGAGATCTTTCACGGCATCAGAAAGCTCGGGAGTGGTGACTTCTCGAACCCCGGCAGCAACAAAAAGTGCCGCTGCCCCGAGCCAGAAGGATGTCAGGAATCTCGCTGCCGAAGCTGTCTGCTCGATCCACCGCGGTTGACCTCCACACGCACTCATGATTACGGCACCTTGGGCTCTATTCACCGTAGACAACCTGGCAGGTAACAAACATCGCGCTGCGATTTTTGGTGTACCATCGCGACAACAATCAACATAATGAAATGAAGAGGGGTTCCACCAGAGAGCAAATTCAACGCTTGTGTTGCAGGTAACCCATATTTCGGAAATGAGTTACGGGGCCTGTGATACGCGGATGTTGCTGCAGCGACTGACTAATAACGACGTTATCATTAATTAATGGTGGGATTGTTGAACTATTTTGAACCAAGGGTGGACTTTTCGCTCAGGGGTGTTCCTATCGTGACCAGTGCCCAGAAAGCTTACATCATGCTTGGCAAGGAATCGCTGTGGCACGTAGCGACCCGTTGTCACGAACTATTCGATTCGGCTCAAATTCCCTATTCGATCGCTCGTGGTGTGGCTGTTTGCCTGCACGGATACCAAAGGAACACCACAGACATCGATCTCATTATTCACGCAAATGATTCTCAGCGAGTCAGAGAATCTTTAGTCCATGCTGGCTTTGAATGGGCGCCCGAGAAAGTCGAGTTTCGGAGCCCTGAAGGAGTTACCATACAATTTCTGATTGCCGGTCACCTGGCAGGGAAACATGCGGAAGTTCGTATTCCCGAACCGACTGGCGAACTGAATGTCGAGCATAAGGAAGGTCTGAATGTTGTTCGCTTATCACGATTGATTGAAATGAAGATTGCCTGCGGAACAGGAAATCTTCGCAGAACTCACAAAGATTTCGCCGACGTTGTGGAACTGATTGCCATTCGTCAACTCGATCCATCTTTTGCTCGATATCTGCATCCATCGTTACGAAAAACGTTCAAAGAACTGGTTCGGGTGGCTAACGACAACCAGTGATTGATGGCCATAACTTCGGTCGTTATCGGTGGGATCTGCTGTTGATGACCACCTGGTAACAGCACAGGACTGGCCCCCATAAGGAAGCCAGTCCTGATAGAAATCGCTCGCAAATCCGCTTTCCCCCGTGGTGCTTTCTCCTTAAAGCCATCATTTCTGGCTCACGTTATGCCAGCCACGTCCTGAGCGATTGCGGCGAATTAGCCATTGTTTCCTGTAAACTTCAGTTCGAGGCTAGGACTGTTTCACCGACCAGTGGCTCGCGATGGGAAGGCTTCGTGTAACCCAGGCTGCGAACGACTTCCAGCACTTCGCTCCACGTGGGAAACATGCGGCCGCTTTTGCGTTTGTAGTCGTCCATGGCCTTCATGAACTCGACTTCATCGCCTGAGTAATCTCGTTCGCAGGTGGTCGGATCAATCATCCGGCGACGCTCAACTTTGCGGCGAGGTGCTGCAGCAGCACGCCTTTCGCCACCGGCGAGTTTTTCTTCGACCTTCGAGCGACGTTCGCCAACCACACGGCGGTTGCGGTTCCGCTGTTCCGTCTTGGCAATCGCATCCAGTTTAGCGGCATCCAAAGTCGCAGATCGAGGCATTTGTAATTCCTGAATTCGAAGGAGAGTCGAAAACGCACCAGCCTGTTCATCAGACGAATGCATGGGGGATACTCGATTATGCCCATATCTTTTTCGATCAGGCTGAGTTCAACTTCTTTGACGAATTGATAATCTGCGGAAACATTGCGGCCGTATCGATTCTTTCGATTCTAAGGATTATGTCGAAAACAACACCTTGCTATTGGTCAAGAAACCGTGTTGTGATCACCCGAGAAGGGGAGAAGACCCAAAACTGTCTAGAGCCAGTTTTCAACTTGCGTTTTGAGTCGAAATCATCCCACCATACTGAACTAAGAATTACGCACCACAGGTCTACTGAACTGTTTCTTCCCCTGATTAGTTTCCTCACCTCTTGATTTAGAATTGCCGCTTATGCAGACCGATCTGCCAAAGTCGCATTTGATCAGTACGACGTCACTGCGTCCCCTCCAGTCATCAGGCGGGACAATGCTGAAGCTCTGTCTTTGCGTGATGCTTTTGTGCCTCACAATGATCGACAGGGTTGTCGCACAGACCAGTCCTCCAGGTGAACCGAAGGCGAAAGCTGCGGGTAAGGCCGCACAAACTCCCGATCGCAATCGCGGGAAACCATTACCGCCCGGTGTGCGCGATTACACATCTCGCAATTTTCTCATGCATACCGATCTTCCGCCGGAGGATGCGAAAGAGTTACTCACCCGGCTCGAAACAATGCTGACCTTGATCTCGAAATACTGGGGCAAACCCAATCGAGCAGTCATCGAAATGTATGTCGTGAAAGATCTCTCGGTCTGGCCGCCTGGTTCTATCGATGGGCGCGGGTTGCAAAGCATCGAAGCGGGTGCAGGAGTCACACTGGGTCAGACGGCGTTTATCGGAAACGAGGCTGTCGATGCCAAGGCGGTCGTTTACTCAGTGGCCGACCGCGGGACACCGCAACATGAAGCGGTTCACGCCTACTGCCAACTGAATTTTGGACGAACCGGCCCGACGTGGTATTCCGAAGGGATGGCCGAGATGGGGCAATACTGGAAAGAGAAAGATACTTCAGTAGCCATCCATCCGGTGGTGTTTGATTATCTCAAGAAATCGGAACCGAAGTCGCTCGACGAAATCATCGCCCCCGGGCAGACGACGGGAGATAGCTGGGAGAATTATGCCTGGCGCTGGGCCCTGTGCCATTTGCTGGCGAACAATACCAACTATGCTTCGCGTTTTCGGCCCCTCGGGCTCTCATTACTTTCCAGCCGGCCAGGAAGCTTTGAATTGACCTACGGTCCATCGGCTCGCGAAATCAGTTTCGAATATGATTTCTTCCTCAAGCACCTCGA from Planctopirus ephydatiae encodes:
- a CDS encoding DUF1549 domain-containing protein, whose product is MLNRSHRIEPNSGVPDFLMAASWLTICLVWCKTPCLGTLMLCLLLSCCGALASDQPVPVEPIPVAFTQAQLNFFEKEVRPVLVEHCYKCHSSDKQSGNLRLDSREFLLTGGESGAALVPHRPADSVLISAINYDGYEMPPTGKLPAQQIAALTRWVEMGAPWPAGEKVKASGRRPGVITAEDRQWWAFQPLPVLFEGAQPTPEFAGHIHDSTSQVIDDRIAQKRTQENFPLAPAEEASRQALIRRVTFDLTGLPPTWEEVEQFMADSAPDAYERLVDRLLATPRYAERQARFWLDLVRYADSDGYRLDAARPHVWRYRDYVIRSFADDKSYDRFVQEQLAGDELFPHEPDAIVATGFLRHGIYEYNSRDVRTQWNLILDDITDTTGDVFLGLGMQCARCHDHKFDPILQKDYFRLRSFFAGIQPHEEYLIPTDSEISAYQEKLAPWEAATKSIREEISALEAKYRDQGQKQAEGRFPPDIQAILAKPVAERTPIEKQLAALAFRQVEYEWERLDGRLKGADKERILALRKELAKFDSIKPPALPLATCVTEWGVDCAEITIPKKGKEPIEPGFLTILDSSPATVLPMDTPRGKSSGRRSALANWLTRPDHPLTARVMVNRIWQQHFGRGLAANASDFGRLGSLPTHPELLDDLASRFVAGGWRLKPLHKAIALSETYRRSSSHLQLAELQKIDPENTLYWRGDVRRLDAEQFRDSSYLVSGELSLKTTSGPGAPAEAPVRSIFLRTMRNTRNPVLDAFDAPFWITSSASRHSTTTPVQSLLLFNSQWALQRAKGLAERVTKAQGAKPAVDDRQIITDLYRMTLGRDPESFEIDAALEFLGNQANTIDLAEASSAEARFLHDKIPFRDGHAAVVSSKQLPFIGPVIKSPEASDFTIESFFVVRSIYETGAVRTIAACWNGDMAEAGWNFGITGKGSRRKPQTLVMQMVGKTADGKTAEAALFSDHHIQLNQPYYAAAAVKLARNGQPGQVTFYLKDLANDDEPLLIATVPHQLVGGICGTNRPLMVGGRDRTESARFDGLVDDVRMSAEALTPERLLFTSDTLQPSTMAFWRFEPTPGPFVDASGHDRHLADRPTKGEAGASSSQKTAIREVLVDFCHILLNSSEFMYVQ
- a CDS encoding nucleotidyltransferase domain-containing protein, with the translated sequence MTSAQKAYIMLGKESLWHVATRCHELFDSAQIPYSIARGVAVCLHGYQRNTTDIDLIIHANDSQRVRESLVHAGFEWAPEKVEFRSPEGVTIQFLIAGHLAGKHAEVRIPEPTGELNVEHKEGLNVVRLSRLIEMKIACGTGNLRRTHKDFADVVELIAIRQLDPSFARYLHPSLRKTFKELVRVANDNQ